The Desulfonatronovibrio hydrogenovorans DSM 9292 genome includes a window with the following:
- a CDS encoding TRAP transporter small permease subunit — MSRLEKFIFAMTRKTSQVAQAALVLVMLVIVANIIMRSWWKPLPGSYELVELLGAVILSMGAAYCAMTRGHVTVSLLVDKLPKTGQAIVDLFTSLVSFIFISAIGWGLIKYGTMVSKRSLETSTLGIPLYPFYYLVAIGLMMLALTALLELLKSVLILIGKRNIK; from the coding sequence ATGTCCAGACTCGAAAAATTCATATTTGCCATGACCAGAAAGACCTCCCAGGTGGCCCAGGCTGCTCTGGTTCTGGTCATGCTGGTCATTGTAGCCAACATCATCATGCGCTCCTGGTGGAAACCCCTGCCTGGAAGTTATGAACTGGTTGAACTTTTGGGAGCTGTCATCCTGTCCATGGGGGCTGCTTATTGTGCCATGACCAGAGGACATGTTACTGTGAGCCTTTTGGTGGATAAACTTCCTAAGACCGGACAGGCAATTGTCGACCTTTTCACCAGTCTTGTCTCTTTTATATTCATTTCAGCCATCGGCTGGGGCCTCATCAAATACGGAACCATGGTTTCCAAAAGAAGCCTTGAAACCTCGACCCTGGGCATTCCGCTTTACCCTTTTTACTACCTGGTGGCCATCGGACTCATGATGCTGGCCCTGACCGCTTTGCTGGAACTGCTTAAATCCGTTCTCATTCTTATTGGTAAAAGGAATATAAAGTGA
- a CDS encoding TRAP transporter large permease: protein MTPTQVGILSVVLVFTLIISRMPVAYVMLVIGVGGYAYLISPEAALSIAASSIYNTFASYSLIVVPLFVWMGYIAYHAGISRRIYDATYKVMGSLPGGLALATIGASTAFGAICGSTTATAATMSAVAVPEMKRYNYSRSLATSVVASSAILGVMIPPSVIFIIYGIATGESIARLFLAGIFPGVLLMTLFMLVTYVMVRRNPKLAPTGPRVSMKKKLKAVLNGGVEVILIFLAVIGGLFMGFFTPTEAGAVGAAATLAVAVVRRQLSWKGFFDSLRDSIRISAMIMFLVAGATVFGRFLAVTNIPMTMALWAAELPIHPVAVLAVILLIYLILGCFIDALALILLTIPIFYPVAVQLGFDPIWFGVIIVLVVGMGVITPPVGANVYVVAGIVHDTPVTTIFRGAWPYLLTIMACIAILTAFPQIALFLPGFFSG, encoded by the coding sequence GTGACTCCCACCCAGGTCGGAATTCTGTCGGTTGTTCTTGTTTTTACCCTGATCATTTCCCGGATGCCGGTTGCCTATGTCATGCTGGTCATCGGGGTGGGCGGATACGCTTATCTCATTTCTCCGGAAGCGGCCCTGTCCATAGCCGCCTCATCCATTTACAATACTTTTGCTTCCTACTCCCTGATCGTGGTTCCCCTTTTCGTCTGGATGGGGTATATTGCCTACCATGCCGGAATAAGCAGACGCATTTATGATGCAACTTACAAAGTCATGGGTAGCCTGCCAGGAGGACTTGCCCTGGCTACCATCGGCGCCAGCACTGCCTTTGGTGCTATTTGCGGATCAACAACCGCCACAGCAGCCACCATGAGTGCTGTGGCGGTTCCGGAAATGAAGAGGTACAATTATTCCCGCTCCCTGGCCACTTCTGTGGTGGCCTCTTCAGCCATTTTGGGAGTAATGATCCCACCGAGCGTAATTTTTATCATCTACGGCATAGCTACCGGTGAATCCATTGCCCGGCTTTTTCTGGCCGGGATCTTCCCAGGCGTTCTGCTCATGACCCTGTTCATGCTGGTCACTTATGTCATGGTCCGTAGAAATCCCAAGCTTGCACCCACCGGACCCAGGGTAAGCATGAAGAAAAAGCTTAAGGCTGTGCTCAACGGGGGAGTAGAGGTCATATTAATATTTCTGGCTGTTATCGGGGGGCTCTTCATGGGCTTCTTCACCCCTACCGAAGCTGGAGCAGTAGGAGCTGCAGCCACCCTGGCTGTGGCAGTAGTCCGGCGTCAGCTGTCCTGGAAGGGTTTTTTTGACTCATTGCGGGATTCCATCCGTATTTCAGCCATGATCATGTTTCTGGTGGCTGGAGCCACGGTTTTTGGCCGATTCCTGGCAGTGACCAACATTCCCATGACCATGGCCCTGTGGGCTGCTGAACTGCCCATCCATCCGGTAGCTGTACTGGCAGTAATCCTGCTAATATATTTGATCCTGGGCTGTTTTATTGATGCCTTGGCCCTGATTCTGCTGACCATACCCATTTTTTATCCTGTTGCAGTCCAATTAGGATTTGATCCCATCTGGTTCGGGGTGATCATTGTCCTGGTGGTAGGCATGGGGGTCATCACTCCGCCTGTAGGGGCCAATGTTTATGTTGTGGCCGGGATAGTCCATGACACCCCGGTTACGACAATCTTCCGGGGAGCCTGGCCATATTTGTTGACTATAATGGCCTGCATCGCCATCCTGACTGCTTTTCCTCAGATCGCCCTTTTTCTGCCAGGTTTTTTCAGCGGTTGA
- a CDS encoding host attachment protein, protein MEKIWVLAADNSRARLFETTKRTALEKEIQSMVHPAGRKSVHDLVEDRPGRNPHVADSEKRVAYAPSVDPKKHEAHQFARSLAGILNKAARNNEFQKLYILAPPSMLGMLRAELDHHSKEKLLAQVDKNVTQLKMEEIRKQLPEYM, encoded by the coding sequence ATGGAGAAAATTTGGGTTTTAGCAGCAGACAACAGCCGGGCCAGGTTATTTGAAACCACTAAACGCACCGCCCTGGAAAAAGAAATCCAGTCAATGGTGCATCCAGCCGGAAGAAAAAGCGTTCATGATCTGGTGGAGGACCGTCCCGGACGAAACCCTCATGTGGCGGATTCTGAAAAGCGGGTTGCTTATGCCCCCTCGGTTGATCCCAAAAAACATGAAGCCCATCAGTTTGCCAGGTCTCTGGCTGGAATTTTGAACAAGGCTGCAAGGAATAATGAATTCCAGAAACTATACATCCTGGCTCCGCCGAGCATGCTCGGCATGCTCAGGGCCGAGCTGGACCATCATTCCAAAGAAAAGTTGCTGGCCCAGGTTGATAAAAACGTTACCCAGCTTAAAATGGAAGAAATCAGAAAACAACTGCCTGAATACATGTAA
- a CDS encoding superoxide dismutase, giving the protein MSFTLPELPYSKDALAPHISVQTLEFHHGKHHNTYVVNLNKLIQGTDLASESLETIIQKSAGVPDKSGIFNNAAQVWNHTFYWNCMKPGGGGKPSGPVSEKINQDLGGYEKFVEEFKNAGLTQFGSGWAWLVLKGGKLEVMKTLNADTPLAHGIKPLLTMDVWEHAYYLDYQNRRPDYIDTFISSLINWEFVNSGLS; this is encoded by the coding sequence ATGAGTTTCACCCTGCCTGAACTGCCCTATTCCAAGGACGCCCTGGCTCCTCATATCAGTGTCCAGACCCTGGAGTTTCATCATGGAAAACATCACAACACTTATGTAGTTAATCTGAACAAGCTGATCCAAGGAACTGATCTGGCCAGCGAATCCCTGGAAACGATCATTCAGAAGTCAGCAGGTGTTCCTGACAAATCCGGGATCTTCAATAATGCAGCCCAGGTCTGGAACCACACATTCTACTGGAACTGCATGAAGCCGGGTGGAGGAGGAAAACCATCAGGACCTGTATCAGAAAAGATTAATCAGGATCTTGGTGGATATGAAAAGTTCGTGGAAGAATTCAAAAATGCCGGTCTGACTCAGTTTGGAAGCGGATGGGCCTGGCTGGTGCTCAAGGGAGGCAAGCTGGAAGTAATGAAGACCCTTAATGCTGACACTCCCCTGGCCCACGGCATTAAGCCCCTTTTGACCATGGATGTCTGGGAACACGCCTATTATCTGGATTATCAGAACAGACGGCCGGACTACATTGATACCTTTATCAGCAGCCTTATCAATTGGGAATTTGTCAATTCCGGCTTAAGTTAA
- a CDS encoding ABC transporter ATP-binding protein, whose protein sequence is MILAVRELCIGYDRCLVLQDLDFSVDPGEMLTILGPNGVGKTTLLKCVNRILNPSKGVIMVEDADVFRMSAGEIARRLGYVAQKSEAGRMTAFDAILLGRKPYLRWKVSDHDLSIVDAAIKRMGLEHLALRHIDQMSGGELQKVCIARALVQEPTVILLDEPTSSLDLKNQLEIMRTIKMVVKGHDIAAVMTMHDLNMAFRFTDKFLFLKNGRVFHHGRAAELKSKMIKEVYGVDVDIISHAGQMVVVPRE, encoded by the coding sequence ATGATCCTTGCCGTACGTGAGCTCTGTATTGGATATGACAGGTGTCTGGTTTTGCAGGATCTTGATTTCAGCGTTGATCCCGGGGAAATGCTGACTATCCTGGGACCGAATGGTGTGGGCAAGACAACCCTTTTAAAATGTGTCAATAGAATTCTGAACCCCAGCAAGGGCGTGATCATGGTTGAAGACGCCGATGTCTTCAGGATGAGCGCCGGAGAGATAGCCAGGCGGTTGGGTTATGTCGCCCAGAAAAGTGAAGCCGGACGGATGACTGCTTTTGACGCTATTTTACTGGGGCGAAAACCTTATCTTCGCTGGAAGGTTTCTGACCATGACCTGAGCATTGTGGACGCAGCCATCAAACGTATGGGACTGGAACACCTGGCTCTCAGGCATATCGATCAGATGAGCGGGGGAGAATTGCAAAAGGTGTGCATTGCCAGAGCTCTGGTGCAGGAGCCCACAGTCATTCTTCTGGACGAACCAACCAGCAGTCTGGATCTCAAGAATCAGCTGGAAATAATGCGGACCATCAAGATGGTGGTCAAGGGTCATGATATAGCAGCGGTCATGACTATGCACGACTTGAACATGGCCTTCAGGTTTACGGATAAGTTTCTGTTTTTAAAAAATGGCCGGGTGTTTCACCATGGCCGGGCTGCTGAACTGAAATCGAAAATGATCAAAGAAGTCTACGGGGTGGATGTGGATATTATTTCCCATGCCGGTCAGATGGTAGTCGTGCCCAGGGAGTAA
- a CDS encoding FecCD family ABC transporter permease, which translates to MSHFENGRSPEEYNAYIGRKCIFLFLLLVLCMFFFILAVSLGAVRIPALEVVKTFFGLSSDPRFNIIILNIRLPHALAALLAGAGLAAAGAAMQSILRNPLGSPFTLGISQAGAFGAAFAVMIMGSGVMQSTQVGAVTIANPYLTTIIAFIFCMIASMVIVAIARLRGATPEVMVLSGVALGSLFGAGTMFLQYFADDVQLAAMVFWTFGDVARAGWGEIRIMAAVVGVSVLFFIYNRWNYNAIDAGDETAKGLGVRVEVVRMAGMMVASLVTATIVSFLGIIGFVGLICPHIVRRVIGDDHRFLMPASCLTGGILLLASDTVARLMLAPHVLPVSILTAFLGAPTFLYLLIRRRIR; encoded by the coding sequence ATGTCCCACTTTGAAAATGGTCGCAGCCCAGAGGAATACAACGCTTACATAGGGCGGAAATGCATATTCCTTTTCCTGCTTCTTGTACTCTGTATGTTTTTCTTTATCCTGGCAGTTTCTCTTGGTGCGGTTCGCATTCCAGCCCTGGAAGTAGTCAAGACTTTTTTTGGTTTATCTTCTGATCCCAGGTTTAACATAATCATCCTCAATATCCGACTTCCCCATGCCCTGGCTGCTTTGCTGGCCGGCGCAGGCCTGGCAGCTGCCGGTGCAGCCATGCAGTCAATCCTGCGTAACCCTCTGGGGTCTCCGTTTACCCTGGGTATTTCCCAGGCAGGAGCATTTGGAGCTGCTTTTGCGGTCATGATCATGGGCAGCGGAGTCATGCAGAGTACCCAGGTTGGGGCTGTAACCATTGCCAATCCATATTTAACGACCATCATCGCCTTTATATTCTGCATGATTGCTTCCATGGTCATCGTGGCCATAGCCAGGCTCAGGGGAGCAACCCCTGAGGTTATGGTTCTGAGCGGGGTGGCCCTGGGGTCACTTTTTGGGGCTGGTACGATGTTCCTCCAGTATTTTGCCGATGATGTTCAATTGGCGGCCATGGTCTTCTGGACCTTTGGAGATGTGGCCCGGGCCGGCTGGGGTGAGATCAGGATTATGGCGGCAGTGGTTGGCGTATCAGTGCTGTTCTTCATCTACAACCGCTGGAATTATAATGCCATTGATGCAGGGGACGAAACTGCCAAAGGCCTGGGAGTCAGGGTTGAAGTAGTCAGGATGGCCGGAATGATGGTAGCCTCCCTGGTTACTGCGACCATAGTTTCTTTCCTTGGAATCATTGGTTTTGTGGGGCTTATTTGTCCCCATATAGTCCGCAGAGTAATCGGGGATGATCACCGCTTTCTAATGCCTGCATCCTGCCTGACCGGCGGAATTTTGCTTCTGGCCTCGGATACCGTAGCCAGACTCATGCTTGCACCCCACGTTCTGCCGGTTTCAATTCTTACTGCTTTTCTAGGGGCCCCCACGTTCCTTTACCTGCTTATCAGGAGGAGGATCAGATGA